In a genomic window of Sarcophilus harrisii chromosome 4, mSarHar1.11, whole genome shotgun sequence:
- the LOC116423709 gene encoding proteoglycan 4-like has translation MFCQQQQQQQKQQQQQQGKQPCLSSPQYSQPKCPNPCSSKCSYPSKCPEHCSPKCPKPCQSKCSEQYSICPDPCHPKFQDSCHSKCPESCPPKNPEPCPLKCPDPCPPKNPDPCLSTCSDLCPPKCPDPCPPKYPDPCHPKNPEPCLSTCSDPCHPKYPDPCPPKYPDPCHPKSPEPCPSTCSDPCPSKYPDACHPKCPDPCHLKNPESCPPKCPDPCHSKNPEPCPPKCPDPCHSKNPEPCSPKCPDPCHPKNPEPCPSKCPDPCPPKCSESCPSKCLDPCHPKNPDPCPPKFPDPCHPKNPEL, from the coding sequence ATGTTctgccagcagcagcagcagcagcagaagcagcagcagcagcagcagggcaAACAGCCATGCCTAAGCAGCCCACAGTATAGCCAACCAAAATGCCCAAATCCGTGCTCTTCCAAGTGCTCATACCCTTCTAAGTGCCCAGAACACTGCTCTCCCAAATGCCCAAAGCCATGCCAATCCAAGTGCTCAGAGCAATATTCTATATGCCCAGATCCATGCCATCCTAAGTTCCAAGATTCATGTCACTCTAAGTGTCCAGAGTCTTGCCCTCCTAAGAATCCAGAGCCATGCCCTCTTAAATGCCCAGATCCATGCCCTCCTAAGAATCCAGATCCATGCCTTTCTACATGCTCAGATCTATGCCCTCCTAAATGTCCAGATCCATGCCCTCCTAAATACCCAGATCCATGCCATCCTAAGAATCCAGAGCCATGCCTTTCCACATGCTCAGATCCATGCCATCCTAAGTATCCAGATCCATGCCCTCCTAAATACCCAGATCCATGCCATCCTAAGAGTCCAGAGCCATGCCCTTCCACATGCTCAGATCCATGCCCTTCTAAATACCCAGATGCATGTCATCCTAAATGCCCAGATCCATGCCACCTTAAGAATCCAGAATCATGCCCTCCTAAATGTCCAGATCCATGCCATTCTAAGAATCCAGAGCCATGTCCTCCTAAATGCCCAGATCCATGCCATTCTAAGAATCCAGAGCCATGTTCTCCTAAATGCCCAGATCCTTGCCACCCCAAGAATCCAGAGCCATGCCCTTCTAAATGCCCAGATCCGTGTCCTCCTAAGTGTTCAGAGTCATGTCCTTCTAAATGCCTTGATCCATGCCATCCTAAGAATCCAGATCCATGCCCTCCTAAATTTCCAGATCCATGCCATCCTAAAAATCCAGAGCTATGA
- the LOC111720497 gene encoding cornifin-like, with amino-acid sequence MSSHQQKQPCTLPPQQPNDFQTKEPCHPKVPEPCYPKVPEPCHPKVPEPCHPKVPEPCHPKVPEPCHPKVPEPCHPKVPEPCSTTVTLPPAQQKCPQVPKTKQK; translated from the coding sequence ATGTCTTCCCATCAGCAGAAGCAGCCCTGTACTCTACCTCCCCAGCAGCCCAATGACTTCCAAACCAAGGAGCCTTGCCATCCCAAGGTGCCAGAGCCATGCTATCCCAAGGTGCCAGAGCCATGCCATCCCAAGGTGCCAGAGCCTTGCCATCCTAAGGTGCCAGAGCCTTGCCATCCCAAGGTGCCAGAGCCTTGCCATCCTAAGGTGCCAGAGCCTTGCCATCCCAAGGTGCCAGAGCCTTGTTCAACCACTGTCACTTTACCTCCTGCTCAACAAAAATGCCCACAGGTCCCCAAGACAAAGCAGAAGTAA